A window of the Zeugodacus cucurbitae isolate PBARC_wt_2022May chromosome 4, idZeuCucr1.2, whole genome shotgun sequence genome harbors these coding sequences:
- the LOC105214598 gene encoding protein swallow produces MSIQDESFPHDELFEMDLSPTPLNRFQFPHRLRERQQQKLYNGEIPKSPLTLVHNFNTSSSSADQTISSAESATEQAHNAAMLHNDRMIKSDQSGLASMGETRGQLLEGKQKSHSYHDIHTAYTKRRYKHVESKVGQYIANIRSEDERRRNKLARFQRHRSMPEALVHDPQALKRLQLQRGVTMMADKLNQALVHVIDGVEEENEEEEGVAEQEASTDLSVSNVTALTSATMSTQSGSGGAADDDDDDEDNHRRRADESANGVSCVAHKMGVVDKATYALLLNERDRLQSYNDHQQIILDEKQSEIIRLRHNVDVLRVQLSTIEDQLKRNGSGRQGLTGMTSGSFGHSQSVTNGMPYWATGRQSLQGLLYCASKTTKATQTEFARHTPPPPPPPSPSPLHLGLPHNEQHLFVTPEMSDDNNNHCVDGTTETTERNMKSVAAIQPMSLNFSNYTDAASAERRLAKDSAILRRRSNSLKFRHIQVQTNATHHNVKSQHNSRTSQPSSSDSAIDVEVIELSSSPKPARRKRYGVELTTTEHATFVSKVRNLHYDRDQRTPSPSGLYIERCPNSTAMDMSAVVDTTQGAARRSALKRSGGRSISRRWLRLFGSCMRCKNPQQHEREQFALQQTYTQIPLLEHTFDKSTIPLHSN; encoded by the exons ATGAGCATACAGGATGAAAGCTTTCCACATGACGAACTCTTCGAGATGGATCTCTCGCCGACACCGCTTAATAGATTTCAATTTCCGCACCGCCTGCGTgaacggcaacaacaaaaactgtacAACGGTGAAATTCCCAAAAGCCCACTTACTTTGGTGCACAATTTCAACACATCTAGCTCATCCGCAGACCAGACCATCTCCTCAGCTGAATCCGCAACGGAGCAAGCACATAACGCGGCCATGTTACACAATGATCGTATGATCAAGAGCGATCAAAGTGGTCTAGCTAGCATGGGTGAAACTCGCGGACAGCTGCTTGAAGGCAAACAGAAATCACACTCTTACCATGACATACATACGGCATACACGAAGCGTCGCTACAAGCATGTGGAGAGCAAAGTCGGACAATATATCGCCAATATACGCAGCGAAGATGAGCGGCGGCGGAACAAGTTAGCGCGCTTCCAAAGACATCGCTCCATGCCCGAAGCGCTGGTGCACGATCCGCAAGCATTGAAGAGGTTGCAGCTGCAGCGGGGAGTCACCATGATGGCGGACAAGTTGAATCAAGCACTTGTGCATGTAATTGATGGTGTCGAAGAGGAGAACGAGGAGGAGGAGGGCGTAGCGGAGCAGGAAGCAAGCACAGACTTATCCGTCAGCAATGTAACAGCGTTGACATCAGCGACTATGTCCACGCAAAGCGGCAGTGGTGGCGCTGCTGACGACGATGATGACGATGAGGACAATCATAGACGGCGAGCAGACGAAAGTGCTAATGGTGTTTCGTGTGTTGCTCATAAAATGGGCGTAGTTGATAAAGCTACTTATGCGCTATTGCTAAACGAGCGCGATCGCTTGCAATCGTACAATGATCACCAGCAGATAATACTGGATGAAAAGCAAAGTGAAATTATACGTCTCAGACATAATGTGGACGTCTTGCGTGTACAGTTGAGTACCATCGAGGATCAGCTGAAACGAAATGGCAGCGGTCGTCAAGGGTTGACCGGCATGACAAGCGGTTCGTTTGGCCACAGCCAGTCGGTTACGAATGGCATGCCTTATTGGGCTACAGGACGACAGTCGTTGCAGGGTTTGCTTTATTGCGCCAGCAAAACGACGAAGGCGACACAGACAGAATTCGCGCGCCATACGCCACCCCCACCACCGCCGCCATCACCATCGCCGCTCCATCTCGGACTGCCACACAATGAACAGCACCTTTTTGTGACACCCGAAATGTCGGACGACAACAATAACCATTGCGTGGATGGTACAACCGAGACGACGGAACGGAACATGAAGAGTGTGGCGGCAATACAACCCATGTCATTGAATTTCAGCAACTACACAGATGCGGCGAGCGCCGAACGGCGTTTGGCTAAAGATAGTG CTATTTTGCGCAGGCGCAGTAATTCTCTTAAATTTCGACATATACAAGTCCAAACGAACGCCACACACCACAACGTCAAGTCGCAACACAATTCGCGCACCAGTCAGCCGAGCAGCTCTGATTCAGCCATCGATGTCGAAGTGATTGAGTTGTCTTCGTCGCCGAAACCAGCACGTCGTAAGCGCTATGGCGTCGAACTCACCACCACTGAACACGCCACTTTTGTGTCGAAAGTGCGTAATTTGCATTATGATCGTGATCAGCGTACACCTTCGCCATCGGGTCTATATATCGAGCGTTGCCCCAACAGCACCGCTATGGATATGTCAGCGGTTGTAGATACAACGCAAGGTGCAGCGCGCAGATCGGCACTTAAGAGGAGCGGTGGTAGGTCCATCTCACGTCGCTGGCTGCGTTTGTTTGGCAGTTGCATGCGTTGTAAGAATCCTCAGCAGCACGAACGCGAGCAATTCGCTCTGCAACAGACGTACACACAAATTCCGTTGTTGGAGCATACTTTCGATAAGAGCACCATACCGTTGCACTCGAATTAA
- the LOC105214597 gene encoding WW domain-binding protein 2 isoform X2, whose amino-acid sequence MSVNTAHANNGVLIHAGEYILLHSDGVTMDFSGQDNPVFKGSKQGRIYLTSHRLIFNNKKPADQLQSFSAPFIALSDVELEQPVFGANYIKAKVRAQPNGNFIGEVKFKLHFKSGGAIEYGQALLRAASTAQSNYHRGGAPNDDPPPYTPSGAWHEAPPPAYQPPPGYYGWLPTHEAFSGPANGTVFVSDNPPPYPGIGGHSKEAEAMASAQNTTNNQYSNNAAPSDLPPAYDALPPNYDSANKKNQ is encoded by the exons ATGTCTGTAAATACAGCACACGCCAATAATGGTGTGTTGATACACGCCGGAGAGTA TATTTTACTGCATAGTGATGGCGTTACTATGGATTTCTCCGGTCAGGACAATCCGGTGTTTAAGGGCTCAAAGCAAGGACGTATTTATCTGACGTCACATCGCCtgatttttaacaataaaaaaccgGCGGATCAGCTGCAATCGTTTAGCGCACCCTTCATCGCGCTGTCTGAT GTTGAATTGGAGCAACCAGTCTTCGGTGCCAACTATATTAAGGCCAAGGTACGTGCGCAACCAAATGGCAACTTCATTGGAGAGGTAAAATTCAAGTTGCACTTCAAATCTGGTGGCGCCATTGAGTATGGACAAGCTTTGTTACGCGCTGCTAGCACAGCTCAAAGTAATTACCATCGTGGTGGCGCTCCCAACGATGATCCACCACCATACACACCATCAGGTGCTTGGCATGAGGCGCCACCACCAGCCTATCAGCCACCACCAGGCTACTATGGTTGGTTGCCTACACACGAGGCATTCAGCGGCCCAGCAAACGGCACGGTGTTCGTAAGCGATAATCCACCACCATATCCTGGCATTGGCGGAC ATTCTAAGGAAGCGGAGGCAATGGCCAGCGcccaaaatacaacaaacaaccaATATTCCAATAACGCTGCACCCAGTGATTTGCCACCAGCATATGAT gcTCTACCACCCAACTATGACAGCGCCAATAAGAAGAATCAGTAA
- the LOC105214597 gene encoding WW domain-binding protein 2 isoform X1, protein MSVNTAHANNGVLIHAGEYILLHSDGVTMDFSGQDNPVFKGSKQGRIYLTSHRLIFNNKKPADQLQSFSAPFIALSDVELEQPVFGANYIKAKVRAQPNGNFIGEVKFKLHFKSGGAIEYGQALLRAASTAQSNYHRGGAPNDDPPPYTPSGAWHEAPPPAYQPPPGYYGWLPTHEAFSGPANGTVFVSDNPPPYPGIGGPPAYAPQPYAQPGFNPQQPYGGYNPQQPQTGYNPQPGYNPQQPQPGYNPQQPQGACNPQQQYGNNDTAWNGFSAPPTDQPQQQPAPGNQPPPYAAGGYGQPGGYPSAAPGGYNPAYNPGYNPGYQAGGYPQPGGYPPPGGAPGGAAAGAMGFGMPPANSKEAEAMASAQNTTNNQYSNNAAPSDLPPAYDALPPNYDSANKKNQ, encoded by the exons ATGTCTGTAAATACAGCACACGCCAATAATGGTGTGTTGATACACGCCGGAGAGTA TATTTTACTGCATAGTGATGGCGTTACTATGGATTTCTCCGGTCAGGACAATCCGGTGTTTAAGGGCTCAAAGCAAGGACGTATTTATCTGACGTCACATCGCCtgatttttaacaataaaaaaccgGCGGATCAGCTGCAATCGTTTAGCGCACCCTTCATCGCGCTGTCTGAT GTTGAATTGGAGCAACCAGTCTTCGGTGCCAACTATATTAAGGCCAAGGTACGTGCGCAACCAAATGGCAACTTCATTGGAGAGGTAAAATTCAAGTTGCACTTCAAATCTGGTGGCGCCATTGAGTATGGACAAGCTTTGTTACGCGCTGCTAGCACAGCTCAAAGTAATTACCATCGTGGTGGCGCTCCCAACGATGATCCACCACCATACACACCATCAGGTGCTTGGCATGAGGCGCCACCACCAGCCTATCAGCCACCACCAGGCTACTATGGTTGGTTGCCTACACACGAGGCATTCAGCGGCCCAGCAAACGGCACGGTGTTCGTAAGCGATAATCCACCACCATATCCTGGCATTGGCGGAC CACCAGCTTATGCGCCGCAACCATATGCCCAACCTGGCTTTAATCCGCAACAGCCCTATGGTGGCTATAAtccacaacaaccacaaactgGTTACAATCCACAACCTGGCTATAACCCACAACAGCCACAACCTGGTTATAATCCACAACAGCCACAAGGTGCTTGCAATCCACAGCAACAATACGGCAACAATGATACAGCCTGGAACGGCTTTTCAGCACCACCAACCgatcaaccacaacaacaaccagcacctggcAACCAACCACCGCCTTATGCAGCTGGTGGTTACGGCCAACCAGGCGGTTATCCCTCGGCTGCTCCCGGTGGCTACAATCCAGCTTATAACCCAGGTTACAATCCTGGTTATCAAGCAGGTGGCTATCCCCAACCGGGTGGCTATCCACCACCAGGCGGTGCACCAGGTGGCGCTGCGGCCGGCGCAATGGGCTTTGGCATGCCGCCAGCAA ATTCTAAGGAAGCGGAGGCAATGGCCAGCGcccaaaatacaacaaacaaccaATATTCCAATAACGCTGCACCCAGTGATTTGCCACCAGCATATGAT gcTCTACCACCCAACTATGACAGCGCCAATAAGAAGAATCAGTAA
- the LOC105214596 gene encoding uncharacterized protein LOC105214596 produces the protein MDFNYTHLEKMLPLLGTITGGNTLNNNQTFINQLAAAISTAVGAVNAVTTNPNNNNMAVASNVRDRTPEPPPAPRFTLSSPPSVKPNRGTAPMDIETETEAATVTSPASHNATSTVHPAADPNLAGDKLAMSMHGANIFMNSFVPTAGTTAGLAANPYMFFPSAATNAASTSAAAANQMFMDPTAMLAAMQQMQQNYAASFAGTLPNSESCLNANGMKEVIKTKSCILFPPNPNAPPPTTRERPPGCRTVFVGGLPENCTEDVVREIFESCGEITTLRASKKNFCHIRYRHEASVDRAIYLSGYRIRISNSSEPSNFGRLHVDYAQARDDLYDFECKQRQLQREQRHKERVSIDRIRSQSPPPIPHYNDHEASLVAEHLRSGDTFVKAVQTIAIWLERGDCTKRNANMFYSMIQSTHAHVRRLHTDKQQLEDDLRKARESYRKQMLTMSAQFTQIEKVFSAASHKKVWDHFTKAQRKNIDQWKKLALELRSVQIEDDEMEMSDDDRSYQGSSAKRTRYDAESLKEENDSLRCQLEALRSEMSHVRTDIKYDNDYREKQIKVLQETIRNMQTQLLQTKMREQKDNKTIELLERKLKEAGVKQLLLKTRIKETTNKRRDRETSSINSETSEILIDEVEDVVDDPDDDNDVEEVTVKAATGNKPKDWTRSNKERDNTEYSSNADKTNHIPIIDIDGYKSDDEVNIIEDQNDIVEIHETDDDEKAANQSNRVDEEFSKNDNPQTEVEAKAASEQMSNEDATSNDNLAAKEDSDDISNTAKVKVKLSEDTKVIEPKCLPFVEAQIIALVAAYLIVQPFGVSAESICVYLRQSMKKLDLEVPTLEQILTTYNNLFELVHPAVLGVDCEPKSQWKFCGFTATAAGDGNNERDNAKSVE, from the exons ATGGATTTTAACTATACTCACTTGGAGAAAATGT TGCCACTACTCGGTACCATAACTGGTGGAAATACCTTAAACAATAATCAAACCTTCATCAATCAACTCGCTGCAGCAATCAGTACAGCAGTTGGTGCAGTTAATGCAGTGACAACAAAtcccaacaacaataatatggcTGTAGCGTCTAACGTGCGAGATCGCACGCCTGAACCACCACCAGCACCTAGATTTACCTTGAGTTCACCGCCCTCTGTAAAGCCCAATCGTGGCACAGCACCAATGGATATTGAAACGGAAACGGAGGCTGCCACTGTTACGTCACCAGCTAGTCATAATGCAACGTCCACTGTACACCCGGCTGCCGACCCAAATCTAGCTGGCGATAAGTTGGCAATGAGCATGCATGGCgctaatatatttatgaatagcTTTGTGCCGACAGCGGGTACAACAGCTGGCCTTGCTGCTAATCCCTACATGTTCTTTccatcagcagcaacaaatgCAGCCTCAACGTCCGCTGCTGCGGCAAATCAAATGTTTATGGACCCCACAGCCATGTTGGCAGCTATgcagcaaatgcaacaaaacTATGCTGCCAGCTTTGCCGGCACGTTGCCCAATAGCGAAAGCTGTCTTAAtg CTAACGGCATGAAAGAGGTGATAAAAACCAAGAGTTGCATTCTATTTCCACCCAACCCCAATGCACCGCCACCAACCACACGCGAACGCCCGCCTGGCTGCCGCACAGTTTTCGTCGGCGGTCTGCCGGAAAACTGCACAGAGGATGTGGTGCGTGAAATATTCGAATCTTGTGGTGAAATCACCACACTCCGTGCATCGAAGAAGAACTTCTGCCACATACGTTATCGCCACGAAGCTTCCGTTGACCGTGCCATCTATCTCTCGGGCTATCGCATACGCATCTCCAACTCTAGCGAACCGTCAAACTTTGGCCGCCTACACGTCGATTATGCGCAAGCACGCGATGATCTCTACGATTTCGAATGCAAACAACGTCAATTACAACGTGAACAGCGTCATAAGGAGCGTGTGTCCATCGATCGCATACGTTCACAATCGCCGCCACCCATACCGCATTACAATGATCACGAAGCATCGTTGGTAGCCGAGCATCTGCGTAGTGGCGACACCTTCGTGAAGGCCGTacaaacaattgcaatttgGTTGGAGCGCGGCGACTGCACCAAACGCAATGCCAACATGTTCTACTCAATGATACAGAGCACACACGCACATGTGCGTCGCCTGCATACGGATAAGCAGCAGCTGGAAGATGATTTACGCAAAGCGCGTGAAAGCTATCGCAAGCAAATGCTGACAATGTCCGCACAGT TCACTCAGATTGAAAAAGTGTTCAGTGCTGCAAGTCACAAGAAGGTTTGGGACCATTTCACCAAAGCCCAAAGAAAAAACATCGATCAGTGGAAGAAGCTGGCATTG GAATTGCGCTCCGTGCAAATCGAGGACGATGAAATGGAAATGTCTGATGACGATCGTAGCTATCAGGGCAGCAGCGCAAAGAGAACACGCTACGATGCGGAGAGTTTGAAG GAAGAGAACGATTCGCTGCGTTGCCAGCTTGAAGCTTTGCGTAGCGAAATGTCACACGTTCGCACCGACATCAAATACGACAATGATTATCGTGAGAAGCAGATCAAAGTGCTGCAGGAAACAATACGCAATATGCAAACACAATTGCTGCAGACGAAAATGCGCGAACAAAAGGacaacaaaacaattgaactCCTTGAGCGTAAGCTAAAGGAGGCAGGCGTTAAGCAGTTGTTGTTAAAAACTAGAATTAAGGAAACCACAAACAAGCGTAGAGATCGCGAAACATCGTCAATTAACTCCGAGACCAGTGAAATATTAATCGATGAAGTTGAAGATGTCGTTGATGATCCTGATGACGACAATGATGTGGAAGAGGTGACAGTAAAAGCTGCCACAGGAAATAAGCCAAAAGATTGGACGCGCTCTAATAAGGAGAGAGATAATACTGAATATTCTTCAAATGCAGACAAAACAAATCACATACCAATTATCGATATTGATGGTTACAAAAGTGATGACGAAGTGAATATTATCGAAGATCAGAATGATATTGTTGAAATACACGAAACCGATGACGATGAAAAAGCTGCCAACCAAAGCAATAGGGTGGATGAAGAATTCTCGAAAAACGATAATCCACAGACTGAAGTAGAAGCTAAAGCTGCCTCAGAGCAAATGTCAAACGAAGACGCAACTTCTAACGACAATTTAGCAGCTAAGGAAGACAGTGATGATATTTCTAATACTGCTAAAGTCAAAGTAAAGTTGTCGGAGGATACCAAAGTGATTGAG CCGAAATGCTTGCCATTTGTGGAGGCCCAAATTATAGCATTAGTCGCCGCTTATCTAATAGTGCAACCATTTGGCGTCAGCGCTGAATCAATTTGTGTCTACTTGCGACAATCTATGAAAAAACTAGACTTAGAAGTGCCAACATTGGAGCAAATACTCACAACATACAACAATCTCTTCGAGTTGGTACATCCGGCAGTACTTGGTGTTGATTGCGAACCCAAGTCACAGTGGAAGTTTTGCGGTTttactgctactgctgctggaGACGGCAACAACGAACGTGATAACGCTAAAAGTGTGGAGTGA